Part of the Spinacia oleracea cultivar Varoflay chromosome 5, BTI_SOV_V1, whole genome shotgun sequence genome, TGATGTGTCCAAGTAATATTATACACTAATGAATTGAAAGTTGCATGTTAGATCGAACAACATATATATTACTCTTGAAGAAACGTATATTTTGGAGGGTGTTGGGTGGTCATTGACAATCTGGTTTGTCACAAACAAATTCTAACTCTCCAGTAAAATAACAAATGCATGATCCGCAACAATATTTATAGTCATCACACAAATAACATATTATATCATCATCAGCCATCATCCCTTTTACTTTTAGCATAATGTTTGAAAGGGGAAGAAGCTGGCGAGCAGCCAAGGTGGTTCGAGGCGCAGTTAACAGCATCAGAAAAGCAAGCACGAAAACAACACCAACACTAACACCgccattcttcttcttcatctcgGTCTACTTGTTCACTTTTTCAGTAAATGAATACTACAGTTGTTTTTTAGGGTACTTACAGATTTAAGTGTGTTTTATGAGTTGAGTTGTGTGCTAGAGATACGGATCGATATCTTCTTTATAGTGGCAGCAAACATGGCAAATAAATTATCTCTTCGACCATAACAAGAGGTGGATAGATATGACATGGAATATGCTTAATTTGTATATTTTGCATAGCCACCATGGCCCACTAATAGCCTAATAATGTGTGTATTAGGCTAACTAATCCAATATTCCAATTATTATAGGCTTAAACAATATACTATTTAATACCAAGTGTTCATAAATTATGATTTGAGAGTCTTACTTTTTGTAGATAATGTACAATATTTTTACCCCTTAAAGAGCAGGAAAATTGTCGTTGCCGTGATTTCACCAAAATATAAACATATCTCATATCTCTTGTTATTTCAGATTATAAGACCATTTTTCTATCAACACACAATGTTTTATGCTTGTCACAAATCCTGGCAAAAAGTATCCACGGTTGAACCAGTCTCAGTAACACACATACACTGGGAATTGCTGCAGCAATCGAAATAGTCACATGAATTTTCCCAATTGTATAGTCCTACAAACATAAACATCACCATTTCCCTAGTTTTAAATGTAAGAAAAACATGACAAATCTAACACATTCATTGCATGCAAAATTTAAGCCCGAGACTGAATTCGATGAAACGTCTACAATATCAACACTAATCTCCTACATAAATAAATGGCCTATAAATACTTTGCTGTTTAATAATGAATTTTTTTCGTAGGTGAAGTCGACTCCATTGCTGCTTTAAAGTGTTCATCTGCCATCTTTTGTGTTGTAATTGCAGAAATATGTGGCCAACTTCTACATTACTGGCTTCCAAACTCTGGATTTACAGCCCTTGTTAAGACTGGTTATGGAACAAAGATGGCCCTCTTTCCTGAAACCTCTGTTGTGTTCAGACCCTTTATTTAGATGGAGTTCCTGACAGAAGTTGGCAGGGTTTATTGTATGCTCTGATCTCCACTTGCTTCTGGTCTCTATAACTAAAAGATTATACTCAACACTAAAGGAtgaaaaactacaataaatattTAGGTTTATTAATCAGTTTTAAAGGCTGTTcaatagaagaagaaaaaaggagCTAAGGTAATTAAAGGCGGGAGGGAGTTCCTCCAGCAACCACCAACGTTTCTCCAGTGATATAAGAGGCATCATCAGAAGCCAAGAAGGCAGTTGCAGATGCCATATCTTCTGTGGTTCCAAGCCGATTAAGTAGTGTCTTCTCCTCAATATCCTTCCTCTGACATGAAAAAATCCTTATAACATTAGCCaacatttcaaagtacgaacgAGGAACGACACAGTAAAATGTTGGCAGAAGTGTTTGTTACAAGACACTTACAATTGAATCATTGCTTGTGAGGAAATCGGCAAAGCGGGTAGGTACAAAACCAGGGGCCACACAGTTGACGCGAGTATTTGGGGCCATCTCAGCTGCTAATGCCTACTCAAGAATATAGGACTATAGGAGTAAGATACAAATCATAGGATGTTTTACATATTGAAAAGTTCTACATATAGAATAATTGGCATCCAGATCTTGAAACTTGACAGTAGTACCTTAGTAAGTCCAAGAAGTGCTGTTTTTGTCACTCCATACATAGCCATAGATGCCGGAGGTTGGTAAGCAGTAATTGACGAGATGAAAACAACTGAAGAGCTGGTTGTCATATGTGGTGAAGCATCCTAAATAACAAAAGACATTTATGACTATCCATGAAGGTTGGCAGCAGTTAAAACACAGAAAAAAAGTCAAGTAAAATCCTGTGAACCAAGGGAGCACAAAGAGGGAGGTGGGGTACAAATCATGAAAAAAACACAATTTAATGGAGATCGTAGTCTTGGAATCTTAACTTACTTTACAATTTGAAAAATAGATACTTAAATGAAACCCTTATACGCATAAACCAAGGAACACAACTTCAAAAAACTGAATAAATGGCTGTGTTCACCCTCTGATCTAGCGTGGGTTTCGTATTCCAAAATGCTACTCATATGCTTGATGAGTCAGGGGCACAGAACTTTTCAGATCTACTTACATCAAATTCTATATCAGTGAGGGGTGTCAAAAGATATTTCGGAGTTGGGAGAGGTCTATTAAAAAGCTAAATAATCCTTTGTGTAAACCTAAACTTAATTTCTGTTAAAAGACCAGGATTCCCATACTCCTCACATGCGCCTGAGCTCGTAGTTAATCTTTATAAAGCCGTGTATGGTAGTGGATTCGTGAAATTTTAATGGATTTCAAGAGTTGAGTCAAAATGTTCATTTCCTGATTTGAAAGTGCCTTGGGCTTCTCTTAGTCTGCTTTTTAAGCAAATTGAGAGGCTGTGTTTGGACTCCCTTGGAGTCTCAGACACTAAACAGCCAGAGAAAACTTTCCCTTTAAACAAAGTGTTTTAAACAAGCAGAGCTTTATGTCCGAGATGATTTTGAGCTTTAATGAATAAGTTGATTAACAGGAGGACCTCTTCCACTGGCTTTGAGGAGCGATTTCAGGTAAGGACAATTCTTTGGGAGAGCCTTTAGCCTTTTGATCCACTTCTTTTTGAGAGGCTTTAACCAGTGTATAAACGTGATTATTGGACTGTGAAACCAAGACCTGAAGAAAAATCAAAGGCTACTTTTAAGGTTAATGGTGGAGACGTGATATTCATATGGCACAAGGAATCCTGCTGACATACACTGGGAAATTCTGCAGAGATAGCCAATATTTACCTTTAAAAACTTTCAGAAGAAATCAACTTATAAAGAAGGGTACATCAGAACAGATTCATATAGTGAATAAATTTCAGAAGAAGTTCCTTCATTGGTATGGCCAGTTCTGCACTATTTTATTTTGCCCACTTCATCAACCCATGTTATATCCATAATTATGGGACGTTTACAAATGTGATGACTTAATTCAGATGGAGGGAATAATATACTACACCAGCTTCTAACAGAAATTACCTTGAGAAGAAGTATAGAAGCTTTGACATTGATTTCCCATAACTTGTCTAGGACAGGTTCTGGTACATCTAAAATTGCAGCGACAGTGGGATTAGCTGCTGCATTAGATACAACCACGTCAATTTTCCCGTATTTCTGCAAGTACAACAGCAGTTTCTGTGAGCACACTTGGCAAAGCAGTTTAAACAAGGAAAGAAAACAGGATGTAGTCCTTCCAAAACAAATACTAGTACAGACTATAGAGTATAGAATATGCAGTTGAAAGAGTTAAGAATCATTTACAGAATAAATCATAAAACACTTCAGAGTTGTGATGGAAGGTTAAAGTATTTCCTAACCGAAGTGAGTCAGTCACTTCTTAAAAGCTTGTATCATTAGAGAATACAAAACATGTAGATCAAAGAATATCAGATGATGAAAAGGACATCAAGAAAAGTTCTTTAGTTCATTATCAAGCTTAAGTATCGAGAAATTTACTACTCCAAAAAGGTGTACTTTATTATGTTGGACAGACTAGTCAAATAAGCAACAAAATGTTGAGTCAGCTGCACTGAAATGAATATTCATCTCATATGTGAGCTAATCCTCATTGAGATATGACTAAATGACCGAGGTTTTGTGCATTCAGGGGGCGTTTGATTTACATGGGGTGAAGGGAATGGAATCAACAAAGGGAAAGAAAGAGAATGGGAATAAATCCCTTCGATTTAgaatgttgtttggttatcatttTCAATATTTCACATCTTTCTTTCTCTCACCCTTGTTCCCTAGCAGCCGTAGCCACCTTCTACTCCCTAGCCGGCTTAGTTTAAAAAGGCGCAAGGCGCACTAAGGCGCACAAGGGTCATGGAGCCTAGGCGCAAGGCTCAAGCGCGCGCCTTATGGATACAAGGTGCACATAATTTTCTAATAAAAAATTCGGTATAGAGAAAAATTAACACAACTTATACTCAAAACAACATATTTCTATTGGAGTGCCATATTTTCTTGTCGGTTCATAAGCATTGCGTGATCCCGTCGATGGAGTGCCAGAATTAGAACCTTCCAAGGTAATTACAAGCTGGAAATATGAAAACTAACTCATATTATGCTACTTCCACTACCCAAAAAGCTGAAGTAGTAGAGATATGACCATTGATAGGTCACATAGGGTGTGTTTATatcattaaaaaagaaaaaaaaaatgtaaaccaAAGATCCACGTCATCCTACCGCGCCTGAAGACTGAAGGCGCACAAGGCGCTGTGCCTTACGCCTTACCTAAGCGCACGAATGCGCGCGCCTGGTTGACATCAGTGAGCTTGGAGAGCTCAAGGCGCCAAGGCTGAGCCTAGGTGAGTCTTGCGCCTAGGCGTGCCTTGggcgcgctttttaaaactaagctaGCCGCCGCCTTCTACTCCCTAGTCGTCACTGCTAGCTTCTCCCTCGCCGTCGCCTCGAGCTTCTCCCTCACCGCGGCGCCACCGCCTTCCCTTTCATTTTCTCTCCTCCTATTATTTTCTAACATTTTCATGGGCAAATTTGAGGTTTTAATGGTctaattcgaccatgaaaactaTAGATTTggagttttcatggtcgaattttacTATTTAAAGCCACGTTTAAGAGGGGTTATGATATGATTATGGTATTGGTGCGTTGCGTGGTGGTAGTGTGGTGGTTGCGTGAATATGATAATCATCTCCCTCGTCGGGGTTTTGGTGGGTTGCGTTGGTGGTTAATATTGCACGACTTCGAGGCAGTTGCTTCCTCTTCTCCTCTATTTCTTTTCCGCCTCATCTGTTAAGCTACGCCAGAGCataggttgtggtggtggtctGGCGGTGGACGGCATAGATGGTGGTGGTCTGGTTGCATAGATGGTGGACGGCAAAGATGGTGGTACTTCTTGGCGGTGGACGACGGAGGAGGGAGAGAGGGGGTGGGGAAGTGAAGGGGGAAGAGAATGGGAAAGTCTAGGGGGGGTGGGTAATCAACCTAGAGGGTTTTGGGGTTAACTCAAAACTAAAAAGAGGTATAGGGAATGGTGAAATAGGcctaacaaacaacaacaaagggaatgatATCAGCCCATTCCCTTTCCTTTAGATTGttacccccaaccaaacgcccccttagAACCTTCAATGCACACCAACATTCAACCTTTTTGCAGAACatcttttttttgtgaaaaagtAACAAATATACTAAAACTTAAGTAGTCAAGTGGTAGAATTAAGGCTTTTGTCTGAAGTTATATTATTTGATCTGATCATATCTTATcttaatttatctgaacttattttatctgtttattttgttgaaataaacttatttgtgagTAAAAGGGTCTGAACAAACTTTtctaaacttatcttatcttatgcctTATTCACGGTGAATACTTAAAGCAAAGTTTCATGAAGCACATCAATATACACTCATCTTCCAATCGAACTACTTTGATTGCACAACATTCTGTCACAGTTACCAAAGACGCAATCATCAATCGCAGTCAATAGTTCAGGATCAAATTGGTAGAAATTTTAATTAGTTGTACTAATGTACTTGAATACTTAAAGACTAATTCAGAAAACCCAGCATATTAGATAATTTATACCCTTAGATACaatcaataaattaaacaaATGCATCAAAAAACTCAACTTAAACATAGAAATCGATAAGATCAAAGTAACAAAAATTGGCACCTTTACAGTCTCATCAATCAAATTCTTCCTTTGCTTAGCATTTGAGACATGGCAAGCAACACCAAAAACATCAATTCCTTTACCCTTAAGCTTCTCAACTGCTTCATCCACATTTTTCTGTAACAGCCAAatcaaaaccaaacaacatgAAGAACTACAAAAAAATCGCAGGAATCATCAAATTTAGTAGACCAATATGAAATTAAGACACAATTtcaccccccaaaaaaaaaacaattcttTAAAACCCAAATTATAATCAGGCaaaccaatttcaaattcaagctAAAATACATTAAGAACTGAAAAAATTCGCAGAAATTCATCAACTTTAATAGACCCACATGGAATTTATAGACATAATGTaacacaaaaaaataataatttaaatccaCTTTCAAAATCAAGcgaaaaacaacaagaaatacAGAAATACAAAGCACCCAGATGAAATTAAGAGTCATGAattcacaaaaaaaaactatagAAAGAGTGAATTTCAATTTCGATTAAATTGAAGAGAGAGGAGAAGTGTATAAAGTAACCTGCTTCCGAGACGAGATAACAACAGAAGCTCCTTCTAAACCAAGGCGCTCAGCGATGCTAAATCCGATTCCTTGAGTAGAAGCGGTGACTATGGCTACCTTTCCTGTAAATCTTTTGGCAATTTTCTCCATTTTATTCATCAATTGTTTCTggattttggtttttttttttggtgagagCAATCGATTAGGCAATGGTGGGTTCAATCAATCTCTCTGCTCTTTAAACCGACGAAAAGGACTAATGTGCAGGTAGCCAAGTACGCAGTACAATTGTACAATTGCGGTTGATCTCTTGAAGCGGCAGTTTCATAATTTTATCGACTTTCTTCTAACCAATCACGAAAGGTCAAAACTtgtgaacttatattatcttatctaaatatattttatctcttttgaacttatttaaacttatctgaacttatttaatcttaaaaaaaaagtgattttgtttaaaataaacaaatttgtgtgtaaaataattgaataatatctaatatatttatatactccgtatctattactatatactaaaagagacaccaggaatgacacgtgtcaattcctggtgcgattttttcccgccaaaatcactttcccaaaaaaagtgtatctgtttaattttatatttattctaccttatttaaaaaaaactatttatgtatagaaataaaatttagtttataaattatgccAATAATatatacgacgtaataataattattctaaattgttGATATTTTAGTCAATttgctatattaataatgaaaaatatatcactcaatattttggtgaAATTAtcatattagcatttaaatatgcatattatatgaataaatttaaacgagtatgttaaaaatgttataactatgaaGTAGTTTGtgagatattcagttaaatattttgtgaaaaaaattatcaaaattcgTGTGTGCACGGGATTTAATCTAgtattatatatatatctattttataaaggaacagctgagggaCATTTTGGTAATgtcacttttcgtgtcccccaatTAAAAGTCAAAAATACCCCCCCAGAGTTCTACAGTTTGTTTGCCCTACACACCTCTATTGACTGAAAGAATTTAACGCCCAAAATGAAGAATATGGGCCCATTACCACAGAATAAAATCCCCTTTAACTCAGTTACCAAAGTTAGTGTTGATTGATGGATTAAATcaggaaagaaatgaaaaaagggaaaataaaatattacaatTATTACAGTTTCTAAATGAAACGAAAACCGAAAACAAGACAATTATTACAGTTTCTAAATGAAACGAAAATTATTACAAGACAAAACAAGAACAATACAgctaaacaatttaaatttttttaaattaattgcAGAAACCAAAAACATCCAAAAAAAACTCCATTGTAAACCAGAAGATGCGAAAAAATTCCAGAACTGTTCTGCCTTCTTGAAGTCGCCCACACGTAAGTACACTTTTTCGTATGAATCCTTGCAAAACAAATACAaacagaaacagaaattaaacacttttaaaaaataaaatcacaaaTCTGTGTATGCATACAAATACAGTGTAATATTGTACGCATAACAATATAATTTTTATGTATACAAggctatataaaaaataaaatcgtAATTAAATTTGTGATTTTATGCATAAAACCAATGTTCTTTTCTAATATTGTTGCATTAATTTATTTTGCAGATTTCAACGTATAAGGTAGGTAATATTCTtgctttttaatgattttatatTTCAATTTATGCATTTGGTTAAATAATatcttaattttttaaattttaaattgcaATCACATTAGAATTTAATTGGGGTTTGAAGTTCATAACGAGGTACAACAACCAAAGACATACGGTAAATTCTTAATGTTTAAAATCTGGAAGGAaaactaaactcctcatctttCAGATCTTTGCTTTCCCAAGTCAAATCTCAGATtttttgcatttcttttgttaaatttatAGTACTCTTGCCAGATGGGTTTGcattttttaattcaattatgtaaatcaaaaaatctgaaataaattattgttttgcaggttatgcgAAGGTATGTGATAAAATAAATTTCTGTTATTAGAATTATGATTTTAAATATAATTGACTTACATTTGTTTTGATGCAGAATTTAATTGGGGTTTGAAGTTCATAACGAGGTACAACAACCAAAGATACGGTAAATTCTTAATGTTTGAAATCTGGAAGGAaaactaaactcctcatctttCAGATCTTTGCTTTCCCAAGTCAAATCTCAGATtttttgcatttcttttgttaaatttatAGTACTCTTGCCAGATGGGTTTGcattttttaattcaattatgtaaattaaaaatctgaaataaattattgttttgcaggttataattTCGGTTTTAAGTTAAATTCCAAGTTGGGTGTTAAGTTCATCAAGGCATACTATAAACAACGGCATAAGGTAGGCCCACCAAACTCTTAACAAAATATTAATATGCAtactttttattgattttaattaattattacagATTACTTTTCATGCTTTTTTTTGAATAAGTTGTTAGTTGATTTTAAAATACCCTTCTTAATTATCATGTAAATCGGTTAAACATGTGTTCTATAAAATTAGAAATTGATTATTACATCTAGCTATAACTTATAAATAGTCTTAGGGGAAAAAATTACTTAAGGTATACATATCCTATGCACTCAAGTATTCGATCACTGTTCCACaattcacaaatcacaattcacaaatcaCAAATCACAATTCCACAACTCAGAATATAACCCCAACACTTAACCTCACCAAATTAAAACATCAAAAAACAGATCACTATTCCACAATCAATGTTCCGAAAATTCACAATTCATCAAATATcgctaaaatgaaattcagttCAAATCTACCAATTTGATCATAATTGTCAAACAATTTCAATTTAGTAATTGCAGTTTTAGTGTCCCATACGGAATAGACAACACCCAATAGTCTCAGAAAAAAGCAAAATCAAATGAACAAATAAAACATCAATAAAATTCACAATTCATCAAATATTTCTAAAACGAAATTCAGTTCAAATCTACCAATTTGTAAGTTTATTGTCAATTACAAATATACTGAGTACTCAATTACAATTGCAAATATACTGAGTACTCAATTACAATTGCAAATCAAGCCGGAAATCTCAAATATTCCTCCACTACAAATCACGAGAAGATCGTGATAAAGTAAAATTCTCAAATTTAACAGATACAAACAATTAGACATCGATAATAGTAACAACAAATTAGACAAAACCCCAATAATGGTTAAATTCTCAAATTATCAACTTTAACAGACGAAATCCCAATAATGGTTAAATTCTCAAAACCGAACAAATTCTCAAATTAACagataaaaaaaatttgatgaACCCCAATAATGGTTAAATTAAcgttaaattcaagaaacatacaaATAATTGACAAACCAAGAATAGTAACAAAAAATCTCACcaaattaaaacaaacttaAATTAGGCACGCAATTTAACAGAGCATGTAAAACATAAGCTAGGTAGGGTCATTACCCAACATCGTCCAGCGCCTCGCAATCGCCCAACGCCTCGCCATCGCCTCGCCCAGCGCCTCGCCATCGCCTCGCCCAGCCAGCGACCTTACCCTCCACATTGATACGACAtgcaaaccaaaaaaaaaaaaaaacagttagTTACTCAACAATTAATCGCTAAATTAAATCCTAAATACCCATTCCAATCAGAAAAAACTTGCGCCTATTTTACAAAATACCCTTAATCTGAGTTGAATTAGTTAAATTAGCGATTTTTGGCCCAACATCTTACATAAAAGCCTTAATCTGAGTTGGGAGAGGAATAGGCGGTGATTTCATTTGCTTCAACTTCTGAATTGATTGATAGTTTCCTTCCAAACACTCTTCATACATAACCATCAATTGCACTGCCACCTATACACAACAAATCAGAAATAAAAGTCTAAATTAGAATAAACCCATTATTTCTGATACAAAATCTTAAGaatttaaattcaattcaacatgGAAATTCAGCATGTAACTTGGAGAAGGTGAGAAACTAAATGAAGCAATAACCTCCTCGACGCTGCCGTCATCCGCAGTTGTATTGAAAGAATCCAAGCCTACGTTCAGCTCTTCTTCTAAATCATCTATGTATATGGGTTCTGAATAAAACAACCAAAATACAATGAAGGAGAGAAAGGATGGAGATCTGATAAACGATGAGAGAGAAGggaggaaacaaatgaaaatagGTTTGACTTGGGAGAGGAACGGcggataacaacaacaacatcagaTAGGGTTTCTGTTGTTAAGTATGGAAAGGATTGGGCTTTGAGAATAAAATGGGCCTCTGTTTTAAACTGTACTAAAACGAAAATTTGTATCTCTATTATGGTGGTTTATAAAATAAACGGAACCAAATACGGAGTATCATCTAAAGTTCGAATACTAAtacgaaaattaaaaaaaaaacacaagttATGTTTGACTTTCCTTTTAGTAAAAAAGCATATAAAAAAacattcaaatacaatattgaatttaatttaaatataaactttcgtTTAAGTAAAACAGAAAAGCGAAAGGAAACaacataaaatatttaatttattttaaaattatacgTTCGTTTtagcaaaaaaggaaaaaaatgcatcaaaataaatattttcattTATCCGTTTATATATTGCAACAAAATTACAATACAAACAACTTATAGTAACCAAATTAATGTGTAGTTTTAGAGTTTCATAATGGACGAGAACGGAGATCAATGTATGCAAGATCAAAGGTCGATATGGAGGGATAAAAAAAGACAACAGAGAAAATCACTCACTCCAGAACAAAGAGATCGTCAAAATGCAAAAAGACGACTCAGCTATGCATGTGAAAACCAATCAGATGTTATAGCTACTCCTGCAAGCCAACCTCAAACTCCATGTTCGGAAGGGCCTGTGATTGTTACCAATACTCCCAACACTTTGGGAGTTAGAAGGGCTATGGCAGACATCACAAATCGTGCCCATAATGTCACGACTGGATGTGAAAGGCGTGAACGTAAGAAATCTGAACATAATC contains:
- the LOC110788723 gene encoding tropinone reductase-like 3, which encodes MNKMEKIAKRFTGKVAIVTASTQGIGFSIAERLGLEGASVVISSRKQKNVDEAVEKLKGKGIDVFGVACHVSNAKQRKNLIDETVKKYGKIDVVVSNAAANPTVAAILDVPEPVLDKLWEINVKASILLLKDASPHMTTSSSVVFISSITAYQPPASMAMYGVTKTALLGLTKALAAEMAPNTRVNCVAPGFVPTRFADFLTSNDSIRKDIEEKTLLNRLGTTEDMASATAFLASDDASYITGETLVVAGGTPSRL